Proteins encoded together in one Sylvia atricapilla isolate bSylAtr1 unplaced genomic scaffold, bSylAtr1.pri scaffold_117_arrow_ctg1, whole genome shotgun sequence window:
- the SUGP2 gene encoding SURP and G-patch domain-containing protein 2 — MASRRISRETFEAVVQDKVKRYRMERSDAAGDSIHHFKAHPRPPPRPRYSDGRFPHANSQHQEWNQEPREDYPGENYPGENYPGENYPGENFPGPSYRPASPLLRKENYFHGQFARREREFGRDFGRPAPQNREFGRGAAPNREYGHHPAPPSREYGQQEREYGQQEREYGRDYGHEQDYGPTQDCWEAHEPEFGSSDVLGDFRSPGLMEEEYGGVENQEYEGEFGDGEFRPPLRRGGGVGRGRVLRGKRLTRGVAKPKIFKGDLKSPLKKWNMKKPQPGLDPKALDQALDVANQRPVPLQQQQQQHQQHPKLPPHPLAAQRPILRLPKPTQTFRNLSFDLVDKSDIFSTFGVEIIKWAGFHAIKNDAEFSRLFGALFELETETCAKMLASFKCSLRPEHRDYCFFTIKSLQHAALKTPKVDNEFLNMLLDKGAVKTKNCFFEIIKPFDKYIMRLQDRLLKGVTPLLMACNAYELSVKTNGFGNARDMANAFETTVSLCRKSLALLGQTFALASVFRQEKILEAVGLQEMAPAPTAFPNFDDSTLFGREYIENLKAWLEKSGYPIQMKRTEVEGTEQSKGASPDSKAPQRADRSAAATIERLVSDIVAGTLSAQDRKAQEQSPEYWFLSDEASLEYKYFQLKLSEAQRRNPNPTPESLRAFLYAKRAASIKKKLFRRKQKPKIPVFLRASKGKKTKKTTPSSRTKQSDKGKKEKNPPGLTKKEISEPKSELLGQELSPLGVTCVPQGGPSAEGDVGAPGELSAAPAEVCSAQFGDVDAKTLETAEKLARLVAQVGPDIEQFSIDNSADTPDLWFLQDQNSSAFKFYRMKVHELCPSITFNPGAAGPPKPPGTTLDSAEDEEAEDEEEEDEEDEEEETEFETSQPLGNDVDDEDDDDDEDEAAGRRVANLEEDLLPRAGEEEEEEEEEEEMAGGEVQSPSDGAVPNLSTQAPPAPAPGAPFPRKRISSKSLKVGMIPASKRICLIEEPKVHEPVRIAYDRPRGCPVTKKKKKPKDLEFSQKRLSPRNVGFQMLQRMGWQEGHGLGSRGRGIREPVHLGTTSAGEGLGVEEENQEDAFDVFRQRMIQMYRQKRANK; from the exons ctcACCCCAGGCCTCCTCCTCGGCCCCGCTACAGCGACGGCAGATTCCCTCACGCCAACTCCCAGCACCAGGAGTGGAACCAGGAACCCCGGGAGGATTATCCTGGAGAAAACTACCCTGGGGAGAATTATCCGGGGGAGAATTATCCGGGGGAAAACTTCCCTGGCCCTTCCTACAGACCCGCCAGCCCTTTGCTCCGCAAGGAGAATTATTTCCACGGACAATTCGCCCGCCGGGAGCGGGAATTCGGCCGGGATTTCGGCCGTCCTGCTCCCCAAAACAGGGAGTTTGGGCGTGGAGCTGCCCCAAACAGGGAATATGGGCATcacccagctcctcccagccGGGAATACGGACAGCAGGAGCGGGAATACGGACAGCAGGAGCGGGAATACGGGCGGGATTACGGCCACGAGCAGGATTACGGCCCCACCCAGGATTGTTGGGAGGCCCACGAGCCCGAGTTTGGCTCCTCGGATGTTTTAGGGGATTTCAGGTCGCCTGGGCTGATGGAGGAGGAGTACGGAGGGGTGGAAAACCAGGAGTACGAGGGGGAGTTTGGGGACGGCGAGTTCCGGCCGCCGCTGCGCCGGGGAGGAGGAGTGGGCAGGGGGAGAGTGCTGAGGGGAAAACGCCTCACCAGGGGGGTGGCGAAACCCAAAATCTTCAAAGGAGACCTCAAGAGCCCCCTGAAGAAGTGGAACATGAAGAAACCACAGCCAGGCCTGGATCCCAAAGCTCTGGATCAAGCCCTGGATGTCGCCAACCAGAGGCCGGTGCCcctccaacaacaacaacaacaacaccaacAGCACCCCAAGCTTCCCCCACAccctctggcagcacagagacCCATCCTGAGGCTgcccaaacccacccaaaccttCAGGAACCTCAGCTTCGACCTGGTGGACAAGTCTGACATCTTCTCCACCTTCGGCGTGGAGATCATCAAGTGGGCTGGCTTCCACGCCATCAAGAACGACGCCGAGTTCTCCAGGCTCTTCGGGGCCCTCTTCGAGCTGGAAACCGAGACCTGTGCCAAGATGTTGGCCTCCTTCAAGTGCTCCCTGAGGCCGGAGCACAGGGATTATTGCTTCTTCACCATCAAGAGCCTCCAGCACGCCGCCCTCAAGACGCCCAAGGTGGACAACGAGTTCTTGAACATGCTGCTGGACAAAGGGGCGGTGAAGACCAAGAACTGCTTCTTCGAGATCATCAAACCTTTCGACAAGTACATCATgaggctgcaggacaggctCCTCAAAGGGGTCACCCCTCTGCTGATGGCCTGCAACGCCTACGAGCTGAGCGTCAAAACCAACGGCTTCGGCAACGCGCGGGACATGGCCAACGCCTTCGAGACCaccgtgtccctgtgcaggaaatccctggctctgctgggccaGACTTTCGCCCTGGCCTCTGTTTTCAGGCAGGAGAAGATCCTGGAGGccgtggggctgcaggagatggCGCCGGCGCCCACGGCGTTCCCGAATTTCGACGATTCCACCCTGTTTGGGAGGGAGTACATCGAGAACCTGAAGGCTTGGCTGGAGAAGAGTGGCTACCCCATCCAGATGAAGAGGACGGAGGTGGAGGGCACGGAGCAGAGCAAAGGAGCCTCCCCCGACAGCAAAG CCCCGCAGCGCGCCGACCGGAGCGCGGCGGCCACCATCGAGCGCCTGGTCAGTGACATCGTGGCGGGGACATTGTCTGCCCAGGACAGGAAGGCTCAGGAGCAGAGCCCCGAGTACTG GTTCCTGTCGGATGAGGCCAGCCTGGAGTACAAATATTTCCAGCTGAAGCTGTCGGAGGCTCAGAGGAGGAACCCCAACCCCACCCCAGAATCCCTCAGGGCTTTTCTCTACGCCAAGAGAGCGGCCAGCATCAAAAAGAAACTCTTCAGGAGGAAGCAAAAACCCAAAATTCCCGTTTTTCTCCGCGCTTCCAAAGGCAAGAAGACGAAGAAAACGACGCCGAGCTCCCGGACCAAACAGTCagacaaagggaaaaaggagaaaaatccccCAGGTTTGACCAAAAAGGAGATTTCTGAGCCCAAATCGGAGTtgctggggcaggaattgtcaCCTTTGGGTGTCACTTGTGTCCCCCAGGGTGGCCCCAGCGCGGAGGGAGATGTTGGTGCTCCTGGGGAATtgtcagcagcaccagcagaggTTTGCTCAGCTCAGTTTGGTGATG tggATGCCAAAACGCTGGAGACAGCAGAGAAACTGGCCAGGTTGGTGGCTCAGGTGGGACCCGACATTGAGCAGTTCAGCATCGACAACAGCGCCGACACCCCCGACCTCTG GTTCCTCCAGGACCAAAACAGCTCCGCTTTTAAATTCTACCGGATGAAAGTCCACGAGCTCTGTCCTTCCATCACCTTCAACCCCGGGGCTGCaggaccccccaaacccccagggACAACCCTGGACTCTGCAGAagatgaagaagcagaagatgaagaagaagaagatgaagaagatgaagaagaagaaaccgAATTTGAAACCTCCCAACCGCTGGGAAATGATGttgatgatgaggatgatgatgatgatgaggacGAAGCAGCAGGTAGAAGGGTGGCAAACCTAGAGGAAGATTtgcttcccagagcaggagaggaggaggaggaggaggaggaggaggaggagatggcaGGAGGTGAAGTGCAGAGCCCCTCTGATGGTGCTGTCCCAAATCTGTCGACACAGGCAccgccagccccggcccccggcGCGCCCTTCCCGCGGAAAAGGATCAGCAGCAAGTCCCTCAAAGTGGGCATGATCCCGGCCTCCAAAAGGATCTGCCTCATTGAGGAGCCCAAAG TGCATGAACCCGTCAGGATCGCTTACGACAGACCCCGGGGCTGCCCTgtcacaaagaagaaaaag aaaccCAAAGATCTGGAGTTTTCCCAGAAGAGGCTGAGCCCCAGGAACGTGGGCTTCCAGATGCTGCAGAGgatgggctggcaggagggcCACGGCCTGGGCTCCAGGGGAAGGGGCATCCGAGAGCCCGTGCACct ggGCACGACTTCAGCCGGGGAAGGTTTGGGAGTGGAAGAGGAGAATCAGGAGGACGCTTTTGACGTTTTCCGGCAGAGAATGATCCAGATGTATCGGCAGAAAAGGGCCAATAAATAG